The Vibrio tubiashii ATCC 19109 genome has a segment encoding these proteins:
- a CDS encoding DUF2189 domain-containing protein, whose translation MNNDIEKDFNLGGSVERALSGDYELKAGEVFKEAWQHTVKHFLSFSPAIVVLIVLQLAIFYIALKLQLGNPGIIIDAVTNPDAFDPSIFNAIMVANFSYEVISAPIYAGISLMAMSHAAGLMTKPRHIGKGLQYTVPVILATLFSLLLQGIAGMIFPLLSLYLSLAFTNSILLICEKQVPPMQSLLLSLRAVNKKIFVLAGIYSVVSVMFVVGMMFYGLGLIFVLPFFFHVKGIVYRNMFGIKLKIIASDRPKDEDDNDNDSQVFNA comes from the coding sequence ATGAATAATGACATTGAAAAAGACTTCAACTTAGGTGGCAGCGTAGAGCGCGCACTTTCGGGCGACTACGAACTTAAAGCCGGCGAGGTCTTTAAGGAGGCTTGGCAACACACCGTAAAGCACTTCCTTTCTTTTTCTCCAGCGATAGTGGTGCTGATTGTACTGCAATTGGCCATTTTCTACATCGCGCTGAAATTGCAATTAGGTAACCCGGGGATCATTATCGATGCCGTTACCAATCCAGACGCCTTTGATCCAAGCATCTTCAACGCGATTATGGTGGCAAACTTTAGCTACGAAGTAATTAGCGCACCAATTTATGCAGGGATTTCTTTGATGGCGATGAGCCATGCCGCCGGTCTGATGACCAAACCTCGTCATATTGGTAAAGGCCTGCAGTACACAGTGCCAGTCATTCTAGCCACCTTGTTTAGCTTGCTGCTACAAGGTATAGCAGGCATGATTTTCCCTCTACTGTCTCTATATTTGTCACTGGCATTTACCAATTCCATTCTTCTGATTTGTGAAAAGCAAGTGCCACCGATGCAATCTCTGCTTTTATCGCTTCGCGCAGTCAATAAGAAGATCTTCGTTCTAGCTGGAATATATTCTGTTGTCTCAGTCATGTTTGTTGTTGGTATGATGTTTTACGGCTTAGGGCTGATTTTCGTCCTGCCTTTCTTCTTCCACGTGAAGGGAATCGTATACCGCAATATGTTTGGCATTAAGTTAAAAATTATTGCTTCTGATAGACCAAAAGATGAAGACGACAATGACAACGATTCACAAGTGTTCAATGCGTAA
- the potC gene encoding spermidine/putrescine ABC transporter permease PotC, whose amino-acid sequence MGRTVRFSFMTLVYAFLYLPIVVLIVNSFNANKFGMKWGGFTTKWYETLVNNDSLMQAAWHSLNVAVFSATAATIIGSLTAVALFRYSFKGKGAVNGMLFVVMMSPDIVMAISLLALFLVLGAQLGFFTLLIAHITFCLPFVVVTVYSRLNGFDVKMLEAAKDLGASEWVILKQIILPLAKPAVAAGWLLSFTLSLDDVIISSFVTGPTYEILPLKIYSMVKVGISPEVNALATVMLIVSLILVVASQLLAREKVK is encoded by the coding sequence ATGGGACGTACAGTTAGATTTAGCTTTATGACCTTGGTATATGCGTTTTTGTATCTCCCAATCGTTGTGTTGATCGTTAACTCATTTAATGCCAATAAATTTGGAATGAAATGGGGTGGCTTTACCACTAAGTGGTACGAAACCTTAGTTAACAACGACAGCCTAATGCAGGCTGCTTGGCATTCGCTGAATGTCGCGGTGTTTTCCGCAACAGCAGCAACGATTATCGGTAGCTTAACCGCGGTTGCCCTATTCCGTTATTCGTTTAAAGGAAAAGGTGCAGTGAATGGCATGCTGTTCGTGGTGATGATGTCACCGGATATTGTAATGGCGATTTCATTGCTAGCGTTGTTCTTAGTGCTTGGCGCTCAACTGGGCTTCTTTACGCTATTAATCGCGCATATCACCTTCTGTTTGCCGTTTGTCGTAGTGACGGTATACAGCCGCTTGAATGGCTTTGACGTGAAGATGCTAGAAGCAGCTAAAGACTTAGGTGCAAGCGAATGGGTTATTCTAAAACAGATTATTCTACCGCTGGCTAAACCTGCAGTCGCTGCGGGCTGGCTATTGAGCTTTACCTTGTCTCTGGACGACGTGATTATCAGTTCATTCGTCACAGGGCCGACCTATGAGATTTTGCCATTGAAAATCTACTCGATGGTGAAAGTGGGAATTTCACCTGAGGTGAATGCCCTTGCAACAGTCATGTTGATTGTCTCTTTGATCTTGGTGGTTGCCTCTCAGCTACTTGCCAGAGAAAAAGTAAAATAA
- the cobB gene encoding Sir2 family NAD+-dependent deacetylase has protein sequence MNFPYRNVVILTGAGISAESGIQTFRAQDGLWENHRIEDVATPEGFERNPDLVQDFYNQRRLGLQDPSIEPNAAHIALGKLEAQLEGTVTIITQNIDNLHERGGSSNVIHMHGELLKSRCSESNQVVEEKGEIKTGDLCHCCQIPSQMRPHVVWFGEMPLRMGDIYASLEAADLFISIGTSGVVYPAAGFVHDAKMHGAHTIEINLEPSAVESEFEEKRYGKASIEVPKLVEEILSLQQPDVKHA, from the coding sequence ATGAATTTCCCGTATCGTAATGTCGTTATTTTAACTGGAGCTGGAATCTCTGCTGAGTCAGGCATCCAAACTTTCCGTGCTCAAGACGGTTTGTGGGAAAACCATCGAATCGAGGATGTTGCCACTCCAGAGGGTTTCGAACGTAATCCCGATTTGGTTCAAGACTTTTATAACCAGCGTCGTTTGGGGCTGCAAGATCCATCAATCGAACCGAATGCTGCTCATATTGCCTTAGGAAAGCTTGAAGCGCAGCTTGAAGGAACGGTCACCATTATCACGCAAAACATCGATAACCTCCATGAGCGTGGAGGAAGTAGCAATGTCATTCATATGCATGGTGAGTTGCTGAAGTCGCGCTGTAGTGAGTCTAATCAAGTTGTTGAGGAAAAGGGCGAAATCAAAACAGGCGATCTTTGTCATTGTTGTCAGATCCCTTCGCAGATGCGACCTCATGTGGTTTGGTTTGGAGAAATGCCACTAAGAATGGGTGATATTTATGCCTCATTAGAGGCAGCAGACTTGTTCATTTCAATCGGTACATCTGGGGTAGTCTATCCTGCGGCAGGCTTTGTCCATGACGCAAAAATGCATGGTGCACACACGATAGAAATTAATCTTGAGCCGAGTGCCGTTGAAAGTGAGTTTGAAGAGAAGCGTTACGGCAAGGCGAGTATTGAAGTCCCTAAGTTAGTAGAAGAGATTTTAAGCCTACAGCAACCAGACGTAAAACATGCTTAG
- a CDS encoding glucosaminidase domain-containing protein: MRKSEFIAIAAAGVIAGCSFYGYEQNQAEERERRKQAQVAEQQAPEFIGKSIGAAPDFSAIKDVKQKKQAFFDYLRPGIALENQRIVSERKRLDSIRDNFQSGSITASDTSYAKRLGKLYKVELPAEGVSQYWLNNMLHRVDVIPEALVLVQGANESAWGTSRFATQANNYFGQWCYSSGCGLVPLQRGEGMTHEVAKFSSVQQSIHGYFMNVNRNNAYKTLREIRYQRHLNDQSLTDTDAAMALTNGLLKYSERGEAYVNDLQSMIRHNQQFWELPLANQ, from the coding sequence ATGCGTAAAAGTGAATTCATTGCTATTGCTGCAGCTGGCGTTATCGCCGGCTGTAGTTTTTATGGCTATGAGCAAAACCAAGCCGAAGAGCGTGAGCGCCGTAAACAAGCGCAAGTCGCTGAGCAACAAGCACCGGAGTTTATTGGCAAGTCTATCGGAGCCGCTCCGGACTTTTCGGCGATTAAAGATGTTAAGCAGAAGAAACAAGCGTTTTTTGACTATCTAAGACCGGGCATCGCTTTAGAGAATCAGCGAATTGTTTCTGAACGCAAACGCTTAGATTCCATCAGAGATAATTTCCAATCAGGCTCTATCACTGCCTCTGATACTAGTTATGCTAAGCGCTTAGGTAAACTTTATAAGGTTGAACTGCCTGCTGAAGGCGTTTCTCAATATTGGCTAAACAACATGCTCCATCGCGTGGATGTGATTCCTGAAGCCTTGGTGCTTGTTCAAGGTGCCAATGAATCCGCTTGGGGGACATCTCGCTTTGCAACGCAGGCCAACAATTACTTTGGCCAGTGGTGTTACAGCTCCGGATGTGGCTTAGTGCCCCTGCAACGCGGAGAAGGCATGACTCACGAAGTCGCGAAGTTTAGCTCTGTTCAGCAATCTATTCATGGCTACTTCATGAATGTAAATCGAAACAATGCCTACAAAACGCTACGTGAAATTCGTTACCAACGTCATCTCAATGACCAAAGCTTGACCGATACGGATGCGGCAATGGCATTAACCAATGGATTGCTTAAATACTCTGAACGAGGTGAGGCATACGTCAACGATTTGCAAAGCATGATCAGGCACAATCAGCAGTTCTGGGAATTACCCTTAGCCAATCAATAG
- the potB gene encoding spermidine/putrescine ABC transporter permease PotB: MKAKKFSLQNAIIALIVGWLTLFVLVPNLMIIGTSFLTRDEANLIEMTFTLDNYIRLMDPLYAKVLWHSFYMAIIATLLCLVIGYPFAYIVAKMPEKWRPVMLFLVIVPFWTNSLIRTYGLKIVLGTQGVLNKSLMAMEIIDKPIRLMYTESAVMIGLVYILLPFMILPLYSAIEKLDHTYLEAAKDLGANKFQTFTKVILPLTMPGIIGGCLLVLLPALGMFYISDLLGGAKNLLIGNVIKSQVLNARDWPFGAATSIALTIAMAIMLYAYYRAGKLLNKKVDLD; this comes from the coding sequence ATGAAAGCCAAGAAGTTTAGTCTTCAGAACGCGATCATCGCGTTAATCGTAGGTTGGCTAACGCTTTTTGTATTGGTACCCAATCTGATGATTATTGGGACCAGTTTCCTAACTCGTGATGAAGCAAACTTAATCGAGATGACCTTCACGTTGGATAACTATATCCGCTTGATGGATCCTCTCTACGCCAAAGTATTGTGGCATTCATTCTACATGGCGATTATTGCGACCTTGCTATGTTTGGTGATTGGCTACCCATTTGCCTATATCGTGGCGAAAATGCCAGAGAAGTGGCGTCCGGTAATGTTGTTTTTGGTGATTGTGCCATTTTGGACTAACTCACTGATCCGCACTTACGGTTTGAAGATTGTCTTGGGGACACAAGGGGTCCTTAACAAGTCTTTGATGGCAATGGAAATTATCGATAAGCCAATTCGTCTTATGTATACAGAGTCGGCAGTAATGATTGGTTTGGTTTACATTCTACTGCCATTTATGATTTTGCCGCTCTACTCTGCGATCGAGAAGTTAGATCACACTTATTTAGAAGCGGCAAAAGATTTAGGGGCGAACAAGTTTCAGACGTTCACCAAGGTTATTCTACCGCTCACGATGCCAGGTATTATTGGTGGTTGTTTGTTAGTGCTACTCCCTGCCCTCGGCATGTTCTATATCTCTGACCTACTTGGCGGGGCGAAGAACTTGCTGATTGGTAATGTAATTAAGAGCCAAGTGCTGAATGCCCGAGATTGGCCGTTCGGCGCCGCGACCAGTATTGCTCTAACGATCGCGATGGCGATTATGCTATATGCCTACTATCGTGCAGGTAAGTTATTGAATAAGAAAGTGGACCTAGACTGA
- a CDS encoding MATE family efflux transporter, translating to MQNTSFSVSGLFKESGALLHLSIPIIFMQLATQAMGFVDTTMAGQVSAADLAAIALGTSLWLPVSLLLRGIIMALTPVVAFHRGAQQLDKVRVAFIQMLWLAAFVSACLMVYLMLGENILVALGVAQEIIPIASDYVVALAFGVPGIALFYTLNGFCEGMNNTRAPMLISVLGLLINIPVNYILIYGKFGFPALGAVGCGWATSLVYWLMSALLYSYIKHHHHYKRILHFGQLKPVRSEISHLFKLGFPIGLNIAVCGSIFAVIALLIGRIGAENVAAAQIALNISSMTYMIPMSLSFGITIRVGHALGEQKDQLAAMRSYVGVVTAALLSLMSVAFFLLFPEWIIRLYTTDPIVSATAATLLVFTAMYQLSDALQTSANGALRGYKDTKVPMMLAILAYWGLALPLGMVLGLTDYLVPAMGEKGFWIGIVTGLSTAALAMLIRLFVVIRRNQQSVSSEKLNQAIV from the coding sequence ATGCAAAACACATCTTTTTCTGTTTCTGGCCTTTTTAAGGAATCGGGTGCGCTGTTGCATCTCTCGATCCCTATTATTTTTATGCAGCTTGCCACTCAAGCAATGGGCTTTGTTGACACTACCATGGCTGGCCAAGTCAGTGCTGCTGATCTTGCGGCGATCGCGCTTGGGACAAGTTTGTGGTTACCTGTATCGTTGCTTCTCCGAGGCATCATTATGGCGCTTACCCCAGTTGTTGCCTTCCATCGCGGAGCTCAACAGCTCGATAAAGTTCGGGTCGCATTCATTCAAATGCTTTGGCTAGCCGCGTTTGTGAGCGCTTGTTTGATGGTATATCTGATGCTTGGCGAAAACATACTTGTTGCGCTTGGCGTGGCACAAGAGATTATTCCAATTGCGAGCGATTATGTCGTTGCCTTGGCATTTGGTGTTCCAGGCATCGCGCTGTTTTACACCTTGAACGGTTTTTGTGAAGGGATGAACAATACACGTGCGCCTATGCTTATTTCTGTCTTAGGATTGCTTATAAACATCCCAGTCAACTACATCCTTATCTACGGAAAGTTTGGCTTCCCTGCTCTAGGAGCCGTTGGTTGTGGTTGGGCGACCAGCCTTGTTTATTGGCTGATGTCCGCTTTACTTTATAGCTACATAAAACATCACCATCACTATAAGCGTATTCTTCATTTTGGGCAGCTAAAGCCAGTTAGGAGTGAGATCAGTCACCTGTTTAAGCTAGGATTCCCCATCGGACTGAATATTGCGGTATGCGGTAGTATCTTTGCGGTGATCGCCTTACTTATTGGACGAATTGGTGCAGAAAATGTGGCAGCGGCTCAGATAGCACTAAACATTTCGAGCATGACCTACATGATTCCAATGAGTCTTTCGTTTGGCATCACAATACGTGTCGGACATGCGCTCGGCGAACAAAAAGACCAACTAGCTGCGATGCGAAGCTATGTCGGCGTTGTGACCGCAGCATTGCTGTCATTAATGTCCGTCGCATTCTTCCTTCTGTTTCCAGAGTGGATCATCCGCTTATACACAACGGATCCTATTGTTTCAGCGACAGCCGCAACTTTACTGGTGTTTACGGCGATGTATCAGCTTAGCGATGCACTACAAACCTCAGCTAACGGTGCACTTCGAGGGTATAAAGACACCAAAGTGCCGATGATGCTTGCGATTTTAGCCTACTGGGGATTGGCACTACCACTGGGTATGGTGTTAGGTTTAACTGACTACCTAGTTCCTGCTATGGGTGAGAAAGGCTTTTGGATTGGAATTGTCACTGGGCTTTCAACTGCAGCTTTGGCCATGCTGATACGACTCTTTGTCGTGATCAGACGCAATCAACAAAGCGTATCAAGCGAAAAGTTAAATCAAGCTATCGTGTAG
- a CDS encoding GGDEF domain-containing protein, producing the protein MKRRYKVILIILCLLFATSTLIAFLTHSDYIDSRNDVWFESNTLFVLIFIFVISRNTILDNGYIKYGFLLLIFNQAYDVLTEVSYLDAISDEYDLVDTMIEDGSLQIAYLLIAFGFTKLIKQINNDACIDELTGLYNRKKLSDIRMQTFDLIYLDLDGLKAVNDNKGHAVGDLMIIRFAQAINQIIDRHEQAFRIGGDEFVVVVKPTEGRKFVDKLKRELEGESIRFSYGIEATSKNELSEALEKTDQAMYEMKNSRRKR; encoded by the coding sequence ATGAAAAGAAGGTATAAAGTCATACTGATAATATTATGCCTACTGTTTGCGACGTCTACTCTCATAGCGTTTTTAACTCATAGCGACTATATCGACTCTCGCAATGACGTTTGGTTTGAAAGCAATACCCTCTTTGTTCTGATCTTCATCTTTGTTATTTCTAGGAACACTATCCTCGACAATGGCTACATCAAATACGGCTTCTTGTTACTCATCTTTAATCAAGCATACGACGTCTTAACCGAAGTCAGCTATCTAGATGCAATCTCAGATGAATACGATCTGGTTGATACTATGATTGAAGATGGCAGCCTTCAAATCGCCTACCTCTTAATTGCATTTGGCTTTACTAAACTGATCAAGCAAATCAACAATGATGCTTGTATAGATGAACTAACCGGCCTCTATAATCGAAAAAAATTGTCTGATATCAGAATGCAGACGTTTGATCTTATCTATTTAGATCTAGATGGCTTAAAGGCAGTTAATGATAATAAAGGCCATGCTGTTGGAGACTTAATGATTATCCGCTTTGCACAGGCAATCAATCAGATCATTGATCGGCATGAACAAGCATTTCGAATTGGTGGTGACGAATTTGTTGTTGTCGTTAAGCCAACTGAAGGACGAAAGTTTGTCGATAAACTCAAACGAGAGTTAGAAGGTGAAAGTATTCGTTTCAGCTATGGCATTGAGGCGACATCAAAAAATGAGCTGAGTGAAGCATTAGAAAAAACGGATCAAGCAATGTATGAAATGAAAAACTCCCGACGAAAACGTTGA
- a CDS encoding extracellular solute-binding protein, producing MKKWATLLAGSACALSLLSGSVAADENKELVFMNWGPYINSNILEQFTKETGIKVIYSTYESNETLYAKLKTHNQGYDLVVPSTYFVAKMRDEGMLQKIDKTKLNNFSNLDTNYLDKPYDPNNDYSIPHVVAITGLAVNADMYDPNDFTSWADLWNPELEGQLMLMDDTREVFHIALRKLGYSGNSTDPKQIDEAYAELQKLMPNVLVFNSDNPGAPYMSGEVGVGMLWNGSAAAAQNEGMNLKLVFPKEGGIGWVDNFAISSGAKNVAAAHKMIDFLLRPEIAEQISRDTGYLTAVTESNAKFKDVAPLFPSQEDLDRVEWQDSVGDLTVKYEEYFLKLKAGQ from the coding sequence ATGAAAAAATGGGCTACTCTCTTAGCTGGTAGTGCATGTGCGCTTTCCCTGTTGTCTGGTTCAGTGGCAGCGGACGAAAACAAAGAACTCGTCTTTATGAACTGGGGACCTTACATCAACAGTAATATCCTAGAACAGTTCACCAAAGAAACAGGTATTAAGGTTATCTACTCAACTTATGAGTCTAATGAAACCTTATACGCGAAGCTAAAAACGCATAACCAAGGTTATGACTTAGTGGTTCCTTCAACTTACTTCGTCGCTAAGATGCGCGACGAAGGCATGTTGCAGAAGATCGACAAGACTAAGTTAAATAACTTCTCAAACCTAGATACCAATTATCTGGATAAGCCATACGATCCAAACAACGACTACTCTATCCCGCATGTTGTTGCGATTACTGGTCTAGCGGTCAATGCCGATATGTACGATCCTAATGACTTTACAAGCTGGGCTGACTTATGGAACCCAGAGCTTGAAGGTCAGTTGATGCTGATGGATGACACGCGAGAAGTGTTCCACATTGCGCTGCGCAAACTGGGTTATTCAGGTAACTCAACCGATCCTAAACAGATTGACGAAGCTTACGCAGAACTACAAAAGCTGATGCCAAACGTTCTAGTGTTTAACTCAGATAACCCAGGCGCACCATACATGTCAGGTGAAGTGGGCGTCGGTATGTTGTGGAATGGCTCTGCGGCCGCGGCGCAAAACGAAGGCATGAACCTTAAATTAGTATTCCCCAAAGAAGGCGGCATTGGTTGGGTTGATAACTTTGCCATTTCTTCCGGTGCGAAAAACGTAGCAGCGGCGCATAAGATGATCGACTTCTTACTCCGCCCTGAAATCGCAGAGCAAATTTCTCGTGACACCGGCTATCTAACCGCGGTTACAGAGTCAAACGCGAAGTTTAAAGATGTTGCTCCACTATTCCCTTCTCAAGAAGATTTGGATCGCGTTGAATGGCAGGACTCGGTCGGTGATTTAACCGTAAAGTATGAAGAGTACTTCTTAAAACTCAAAGCGGGACAATAA
- the potA gene encoding spermidine/putrescine ABC transporter ATP-binding protein PotA: MGEKQTLNAKQDAGKPVVKLTGISKSFDGKEIIANLNLDVNHGEFLTILGPSGCGKTTVLRMIAGFETADKGEIILADQNVTQVPAEQRHVNTVFQSYALFPHMTVFENVAFGLRMQKVPSDDIEPRVMEALRMVRLEKMAQRKPHQLSGGQQQRIAIARAVVNKPKVLLLDESLSALDYKLRKQMQIELKQLQRQLGITFIFVTHDQEEALSMSDRIIVMRDGVVEQDGSPREIYEEPKNLFVARFIGEINVFNATMIERIDEKRIRAEIEGVESVVYYDKPAASGDKLQVLLRPEDLRIEEIKESEQKGIVGHVTERTYKGMTLDSVIELESGMRVMVSEFFNEDDPDVDHSLGQKVAITWVESWEVVLNESQEV; encoded by the coding sequence GTGGGAGAAAAACAGACGTTGAACGCTAAACAAGATGCAGGAAAACCAGTAGTTAAACTGACTGGAATTAGCAAAAGTTTCGATGGTAAGGAGATCATCGCAAATCTTAACCTTGATGTTAATCATGGTGAGTTTCTAACGATTTTGGGTCCTTCTGGTTGTGGTAAAACAACCGTGTTGAGGATGATTGCCGGTTTTGAAACCGCAGATAAAGGCGAAATTATCCTTGCCGACCAAAACGTAACTCAAGTTCCTGCTGAACAAAGGCATGTAAACACTGTATTCCAGAGTTACGCACTCTTCCCTCATATGACGGTTTTTGAAAACGTGGCTTTTGGTCTACGCATGCAAAAAGTGCCATCTGACGATATTGAGCCTCGCGTAATGGAAGCATTACGTATGGTGCGTCTTGAAAAAATGGCCCAGCGTAAACCACACCAATTATCTGGTGGTCAACAGCAACGTATTGCTATTGCACGTGCAGTAGTCAACAAACCAAAAGTGTTGCTACTTGATGAGTCGTTGTCTGCGCTGGATTACAAACTGCGTAAACAGATGCAGATCGAACTGAAGCAATTACAGCGTCAGCTAGGTATTACCTTTATTTTTGTTACTCACGATCAGGAAGAAGCCCTTTCGATGTCAGACCGCATCATTGTTATGCGTGACGGCGTGGTTGAGCAAGACGGCTCTCCGCGTGAGATTTACGAAGAGCCGAAAAACCTATTTGTTGCGCGCTTTATTGGTGAAATCAACGTGTTCAACGCCACCATGATTGAACGTATCGATGAGAAACGTATTCGTGCAGAGATTGAAGGTGTTGAGTCGGTGGTTTACTACGATAAACCAGCCGCTAGCGGTGACAAACTGCAAGTACTACTTCGCCCAGAAGACTTACGTATCGAAGAGATTAAAGAGTCTGAGCAGAAAGGCATTGTCGGTCACGTTACTGAGCGCACATACAAAGGCATGACTTTGGATTCGGTGATTGAACTTGAATCGGGTATGCGAGTGATGGTTAGCGAATTCTTCAACGAAGACGATCCTGATGTCGACCACTCTCTAGGTCAAAAAGTGGCGATCACTTGGGTTGAAAGTTGGGAGGTCGTACTCAATGAAAGCCAAGAAGTTTAG
- a CDS encoding DUF2987 domain-containing protein: protein MKKVSLAILAAALSSAAVLPVQAQEYMFTYSKLFSHMKQNAKEGHDDVKVGFFFLNADTKQLCDIEKAWMEKEEHYEELTISPYNEVIVPLDNNLKSANPLVFVHTPMDMRCDFSMVVMTKEPFSGEISYDQVKVLLPQMQAILEQLGGMFASWFTPDVVGVTLEFPNKLNSQIQFSNGTTKRIVDGKVQVALDEIGEGGTMTLPQETSRVLPYLPKA from the coding sequence ATGAAAAAAGTATCGTTAGCGATTTTAGCCGCAGCCCTATCTAGCGCGGCAGTTTTGCCTGTTCAAGCGCAAGAATACATGTTTACTTACTCCAAGCTGTTTTCGCACATGAAACAGAATGCCAAAGAAGGACATGATGATGTAAAAGTGGGATTCTTTTTCCTTAACGCGGACACAAAACAACTGTGTGATATTGAAAAAGCATGGATGGAAAAAGAAGAGCATTACGAAGAGCTGACTATCTCTCCATATAATGAGGTGATTGTCCCGCTCGACAACAACCTAAAATCTGCCAATCCGCTTGTCTTTGTTCATACCCCAATGGATATGCGTTGCGACTTCTCAATGGTTGTGATGACCAAAGAACCGTTCTCAGGAGAGATAAGCTACGATCAAGTGAAAGTGCTTTTGCCTCAAATGCAGGCGATCTTAGAGCAGCTTGGTGGGATGTTTGCGAGTTGGTTTACACCGGATGTCGTAGGCGTCACGCTAGAGTTCCCGAACAAACTGAACTCGCAAATTCAGTTCTCTAACGGTACAACAAAACGAATTGTCGATGGCAAGGTTCAGGTCGCGCTCGATGAAATAGGTGAGGGTGGCACTATGACCCTTCCACAGGAAACTTCACGAGTACTTCCGTATCTGCCAAAGGCATAA
- a CDS encoding extracellular solute-binding protein, translating to MKSKFYASALCAATLFAAPAMAADQELYFYNWSEYIPNEVLEDFTKETGIKVIYSTYESNESMYAKLKTQGSGYDLVVPSTYFVSKMRKEGMLQQIDKTKLTHFADLDTNFLNKPFDPNNNYSIPYIWGATGIGINSDMLDKSSVTKWDDFWDSKWEGQLMLMDDSREVFHIALTKLGYSPNTTNPDEIKAAYEELKKLMPNVLVFNSDFPANPYLAGEVSLGMLWNGSAYMARQEGASIDIVWPEKGAIFWMDSLAIPAEAKNVEAAHKMIDFLLRPENAAKIALEIGYPTPVATAHKLLPEEFANDPSIFPPQEVMDSGTWQDEVGEASVLYDEYFQKLKVDN from the coding sequence ATGAAAAGTAAATTCTACGCAAGCGCACTATGTGCTGCGACGCTATTCGCTGCGCCGGCAATGGCCGCTGATCAAGAGCTTTATTTCTACAACTGGTCTGAATACATTCCAAATGAAGTTCTTGAAGACTTTACAAAAGAAACTGGAATCAAAGTTATCTACTCAACTTACGAGTCTAACGAAAGCATGTACGCCAAGCTTAAGACTCAAGGTTCTGGTTACGATCTAGTAGTACCGTCTACTTACTTTGTCTCTAAGATGCGTAAAGAAGGTATGTTGCAGCAAATCGATAAAACGAAACTTACGCACTTTGCTGACTTGGATACCAACTTCCTAAACAAACCTTTTGATCCAAACAACAACTACTCTATCCCTTACATTTGGGGTGCGACAGGCATCGGTATCAACTCCGACATGCTAGATAAATCATCGGTGACTAAGTGGGATGATTTCTGGGATAGCAAGTGGGAAGGTCAACTAATGCTGATGGATGACTCACGTGAAGTTTTCCATATTGCACTGACCAAACTAGGTTACTCGCCAAATACGACTAACCCAGATGAAATCAAAGCCGCTTATGAAGAGCTAAAAAAACTGATGCCTAACGTATTAGTATTTAACTCTGATTTCCCTGCGAACCCATATCTAGCGGGTGAAGTATCATTAGGTATGCTTTGGAATGGTTCTGCTTACATGGCTCGTCAAGAAGGTGCATCGATCGATATCGTATGGCCAGAAAAAGGCGCTATCTTCTGGATGGACAGCCTAGCGATTCCAGCAGAAGCGAAAAACGTCGAAGCAGCACATAAGATGATCGATTTCCTACTTCGCCCAGAAAACGCAGCTAAGATTGCACTAGAGATTGGTTACCCAACTCCAGTTGCAACAGCTCACAAGCTACTACCTGAAGAATTTGCGAATGATCCAAGCATTTTCCCTCCTCAAGAAGTGATGGATAGCGGTACATGGCAAGATGAAGTGGGTGAAGCAAGTGTGCTTTATGACGAGTACTTCCAAAAGCTAAAAGTTGATAACTAA